A window of Rhodococcus sp. SGAir0479 contains these coding sequences:
- the nuoK gene encoding NADH-quinone oxidoreductase subunit NuoK, which produces MNPQNYLFLSALLFTIGAAGVLLRRNAIVVFMCIELMLNAANLAFVTFARMHGNLDGQVFAFFTMVVAAAEVVVGLAIIMTIFRTRRSASVDDADLLKY; this is translated from the coding sequence ATGAATCCGCAGAACTACCTGTTCCTCTCCGCGCTGCTGTTCACGATCGGTGCGGCGGGAGTGTTGTTGCGACGCAACGCGATCGTCGTGTTCATGTGCATCGAGCTGATGCTCAACGCCGCCAACCTCGCGTTCGTCACCTTCGCGCGGATGCACGGCAACCTGGACGGCCAGGTGTTCGCGTTCTTCACGATGGTCGTCGCCGCGGCCGAGGTCGTCGTCGGTCTGGCGATCATCATGACCATCTTCCGCACCCGTCGTTCGGCCTCCGTCGACGACGCCGACCTGTTGAAGTACTGA
- the nuoL gene encoding NADH-quinone oxidoreductase subunit L, which translates to MTGGTGIHALIWLLPVLPLAGAAILLSAGRRSDRWGHLLGCATALASFVLAVILFADLVGRGPAERVVVQDLFTWLPVAGLQVDFGLRLDPLSMCFVLLITGVGSLIHVYSVGYMREDVDRRRFFAYLNLFLAAMLLLVLADNYLGLYFGWEGVGLASYLLIGFWQYKPTAATAAKKAFVVNRVGDMGLVVALMIMFATFGSVSFADVLGGADAAGEGMLTALGLALLLAACGKSAQVPLQSWLGDAMEGPTPVSALIHAATMVTAGVYLVVRSGPIYEAAPGAQVAVVLVGAVTLLFGAVIGCAKDDIKKALAASTMSQIGYMVTAAGLGPAGYPFAIMLLLAHGFFKAGLFLGAGSVMHSMADETDMRRYGGLRALMPVTFVTFGLGYLAIIGIPPFSGFFSKDKIIEAAFGAGGAGGLVLGAVALLGAGLTAFYMTRVMVLTFFGERRWHPETDPHESPAVMTVPMILLAAGSVAAGGLLAVGGTLEHWLEPVWTEFGAAAEHPEPPVPVWLITVVTLAVVLVGVGFAWRRYAAAPVPLTAPTDVSALTVAARRDLYGDAADEAVFMRPGRRLVAGLTVVEDAGIDGAVRGVPAVLGRASAALRRLQSGFVRSYALYMFLGATVVVAAVFVGRVG; encoded by the coding sequence ATGACCGGGGGGACGGGAATTCACGCGCTCATCTGGCTCCTGCCGGTCCTGCCGCTGGCCGGGGCGGCGATCCTCCTGTCGGCCGGGCGGCGCAGCGACCGCTGGGGGCACCTGCTCGGATGCGCCACCGCACTCGCTTCGTTCGTGCTCGCGGTGATCCTCTTCGCCGATCTGGTCGGACGCGGTCCGGCCGAACGGGTCGTCGTGCAGGACCTGTTCACGTGGCTGCCCGTGGCCGGACTCCAGGTGGACTTCGGGCTGCGGCTGGACCCGTTGTCGATGTGTTTCGTGCTGTTGATCACGGGCGTCGGCTCGCTCATTCACGTCTACTCGGTCGGGTACATGCGGGAGGACGTGGACCGTCGACGCTTCTTCGCCTACCTCAATTTGTTCCTGGCGGCCATGCTGCTGCTCGTCCTCGCCGACAACTACCTCGGTCTGTACTTCGGCTGGGAGGGTGTCGGGCTCGCGTCGTACCTGCTGATCGGATTCTGGCAGTACAAGCCGACCGCGGCGACCGCCGCGAAGAAGGCGTTCGTCGTCAACCGGGTGGGCGACATGGGACTGGTCGTCGCCCTCATGATCATGTTCGCCACGTTCGGTTCGGTGTCGTTCGCCGACGTGCTGGGAGGCGCGGACGCTGCCGGCGAGGGCATGCTCACCGCCCTCGGTCTGGCACTGCTGCTCGCCGCGTGCGGTAAGTCCGCGCAGGTTCCGCTCCAGTCGTGGCTCGGTGACGCGATGGAGGGCCCCACCCCGGTGTCGGCGCTCATCCACGCCGCCACGATGGTCACCGCGGGCGTCTACCTCGTCGTGCGTTCGGGGCCGATCTACGAGGCGGCACCCGGCGCGCAGGTCGCCGTCGTCCTGGTGGGGGCGGTGACGTTGCTGTTCGGTGCCGTGATCGGCTGCGCCAAGGACGACATCAAGAAGGCGCTCGCGGCGTCGACGATGAGCCAGATCGGCTACATGGTGACCGCCGCGGGCCTCGGCCCCGCCGGATACCCGTTCGCGATCATGCTGCTGCTCGCTCACGGCTTCTTCAAGGCGGGGCTGTTCCTGGGCGCCGGATCGGTGATGCACTCGATGGCCGACGAGACCGACATGCGCCGTTACGGCGGACTGCGCGCCCTGATGCCGGTCACGTTCGTGACGTTCGGACTCGGCTACCTCGCCATCATCGGCATTCCACCGTTCTCGGGCTTCTTCTCCAAGGACAAGATCATCGAGGCGGCGTTCGGTGCCGGCGGCGCGGGCGGCCTCGTTCTCGGCGCGGTCGCGCTGCTCGGCGCCGGTCTCACGGCGTTCTACATGACGCGCGTGATGGTGCTGACGTTCTTCGGCGAGCGTCGCTGGCATCCCGAGACCGACCCGCACGAGTCGCCGGCCGTGATGACGGTGCCGATGATCCTGCTCGCGGCCGGGTCGGTCGCGGCGGGCGGACTGTTGGCGGTCGGCGGCACCCTCGAGCACTGGCTCGAGCCGGTGTGGACCGAATTCGGGGCCGCCGCCGAGCATCCCGAGCCGCCGGTCCCGGTGTGGCTGATCACCGTCGTCACCCTCGCGGTCGTCCTCGTCGGTGTCGGATTCGCGTGGCGCCGGTACGCCGCCGCCCCCGTCCCGCTCACCGCACCGACCGACGTGTCCGCGCTCACCGTGGCCGCCCGCCGGGACCTCTACGGTGACGCCGCGGACGAGGCCGTCTTCATGCGCCCGGGCCGCCGACTGGTGGCCGGCCTCACCGTGGTCGAGGACGCGGGGATCGACGGCGCGGTGCGCGGGGTGCCCGCGGTGCTGGGTCGCGCATCGGCGGCGTTGCGCCGCCTGCAGTCCGGGTTCGTGCGCTCGTATGCGCTGTACATGTTCCTGGGGGCGACGGTGGTCGTCGCGGCGGTCTTCGTGGGGAGGGTGGGATGA
- a CDS encoding NADH-quinone oxidoreductase subunit M gives MSGFPWLTVLWLLPLVGAVAAVATPAHRRTLARVLALVTAVGTLAVAVGLAIAFDPTGERYQFSESHSWIPAFGTRYELGLDGIALALVLLTAVLVPILLGAGWRDVATDDPRPRATHLYVALILVVESMVLMSFLALDILLFYVFFEAMLIPMYFLIGGFGQPGPQRARAAVKFLLYNLFGGLVMLAAVIGLYVVTAGADSPFAAGTFDLRAIVDAVSSGELTISSPVGNALFLGFMFAFAVKAPLWPLHSWLPDAAVQTTPVSAVLMMAVVDKVGTFAMLRYSLQLFPHAADYFAPLVVTLSVISIVYGALLAIGQTDVMRLIAYTSVSHFGFIVLGVFAMTSQGQSGGVLYMVNHGISTAALMLVAGFLISRRGTRLIADYGGVQRVAPLLAGSFLVAGLATLSLPGLAPFVSEFLVLIGTYTRYPAAAVSATIALVLAALYVLWLYQRVMTGPVTDGNQHIGDLRRREIAVVAPLLALLLVLGVYPKPILDVITPAVTHTLTVVDRPDPGPTAAEPDGGPR, from the coding sequence ATGAGCGGCTTCCCGTGGTTGACGGTGCTGTGGCTGTTGCCGCTCGTCGGCGCCGTCGCGGCGGTCGCGACGCCCGCTCACCGGCGGACGCTCGCCCGCGTGCTCGCGTTGGTCACCGCCGTGGGCACACTCGCGGTGGCGGTGGGGCTCGCGATCGCGTTCGATCCGACGGGGGAGCGCTATCAGTTCTCCGAATCCCATTCGTGGATACCGGCGTTCGGGACGCGGTACGAACTCGGACTCGACGGCATCGCGTTGGCGCTCGTCCTGCTCACCGCGGTGCTGGTGCCCATTCTGCTCGGGGCGGGCTGGCGCGACGTCGCCACCGACGACCCCCGCCCGCGGGCCACCCACCTCTACGTCGCGCTGATCCTCGTGGTCGAGTCGATGGTGCTGATGTCGTTCCTGGCGCTCGACATCCTGCTGTTCTACGTCTTCTTCGAAGCGATGCTGATCCCGATGTACTTCCTGATCGGCGGATTCGGGCAGCCCGGGCCGCAGCGAGCGCGCGCAGCCGTGAAGTTCTTGCTGTACAACCTCTTCGGCGGCCTGGTCATGCTGGCCGCGGTGATCGGACTGTACGTGGTGACGGCCGGGGCGGACAGCCCGTTCGCGGCCGGTACCTTCGATCTGCGGGCGATCGTCGACGCGGTCTCCTCGGGTGAGCTCACGATCAGCAGCCCGGTGGGCAACGCGCTGTTCCTCGGATTCATGTTCGCGTTCGCCGTGAAGGCGCCGCTGTGGCCGCTGCACAGCTGGCTGCCCGACGCCGCGGTGCAGACGACACCGGTGAGCGCGGTGCTGATGATGGCGGTGGTCGACAAGGTCGGCACCTTCGCGATGCTGCGGTACAGCCTGCAGTTGTTCCCGCACGCGGCGGACTATTTCGCGCCGCTCGTGGTGACGCTGTCGGTGATCAGCATCGTCTACGGTGCGCTCCTCGCGATCGGCCAGACCGATGTGATGCGGTTGATCGCGTACACGTCCGTCTCGCACTTCGGCTTCATCGTGCTGGGGGTGTTCGCGATGACTAGTCAGGGCCAGAGCGGCGGGGTGTTGTACATGGTCAACCACGGGATCTCCACGGCGGCGCTCATGCTCGTCGCCGGATTCCTGATCAGTCGGCGCGGGACCCGCCTCATCGCCGACTACGGTGGCGTTCAACGGGTGGCGCCCCTGCTGGCAGGCTCGTTCCTGGTGGCGGGGCTCGCGACGCTGTCGTTGCCGGGCCTCGCACCGTTCGTGAGCGAGTTCCTGGTGCTGATCGGTACGTACACCCGCTACCCGGCGGCCGCCGTGTCGGCGACCATCGCTCTGGTGCTGGCGGCGCTGTACGTGCTGTGGCTGTACCAGCGGGTGATGACCGGACCGGTCACCGACGGCAACCAGCACATCGGGGACCTGCGGCGGCGGGAGATCGCGGTGGTCGCCCCGCTACTGGCGTTGCTCCTGGTACTCGGGGTGTATCCGAAGCCGATCCTCGATGTCATCACGCCGGCGGTGACGCACACGCTCACCGTCGTCGACCGGCCCGACCCCGGTCCCACG